The Planococcus halocryophilus nucleotide sequence GGTGATTGAAAAGGTTGTAATCGGATCTTTTTCAAACCAAGGACAAGTGTGTATTTCGTTGCAGCGGATTTATATAATGGAGAGCTTAATCGAAGAGTTTCTCACTCGTTTTAAAGAAGCAACGACAAAACTGAAAGTTGGAGATCCACTGGATCCAGCAACAGAAATTTCAGCTATGATTTCTAAAGAAGAACAACAGCGAGCTGAAATGTGGGTACAAGAAGCTGTTGCTGAAGGTGCCCAGTTAGTTATTGGAGGGAAAGTTGAAGATGGAGTATTCCAACCGACCATACTTACACAAGTTTCTGCTGACTCAAAAGTTTCGTGCCAAGAAGTGTTTGCGCCTGTTGTAATCGTCAACCCAATCCAATCAGTTGAACAAGGCATAAGTGAAATCAACAATTCCGATTATGGCTTACAAGCTGCTATTTTCACCAATGATATTAAGACCGCGTTCAATGCATCTAAAAAGCTGCAAGTGGGCGGCGTACTCATCAATGACATCCCAACTTTCCGTGTGGATCAAATGCCATATGGTGGAGTGAAAGAAAGTGGTAATGGTAAAGAAGGACTGAAGTATACGATTGAAGAAATGACTGAGATGAAACTCGTCATTTGGAATCAATCTTAAAAAAATCCTTTTTACACGTAAGATATTTGAAAAGGAGTGTTTAGAGTGTCAAACAAAATTACGTTTGTGCCGATCAGTTATACAGGTTGGGATTCATTAGATCATTTGGTAAGTGAGGTAGAACGCTTAAATGCCAGCAACATTTTAATAGTGACAGATCCATTCTTAGAAGAATTGGGGATGACCAATAAAATTATTGAACCGCTTCAAGCACAAGGGTGGAAAACAACTGTTTATACAGAAGTGGTTCCGGAACCTCCTTTAGAAGTTGGTGAGAAATTAGTAGCCTTCACGAGAGAACATAAATTTGATTTGGTGATTGGGTTAGGCGGAGGAAGTGCGCTCGATTTAGCTAAATTGGCCGGAGTTCTCGCAACACATGAAGGGAAAGTTGCTGACTACTTGAACTTAACGGGGAGTCGTACGTTAACTCATAAAGGCATACCAAAAATATTGATCCCCACAACATCTGGAACAGGATCAGAAGTGACCAATATATCGGTGCTGTCGTTGGAATCCTCGAAAGATGTGGTAACTCACGACTATCTATTACCTGACGTGGCAATAGTGGATCCGGCATTAACAACATCGTTGCCACCAAAAGTAACGGCTGCTACGGGGATCGATGCGTTAACACATGCAATTGAAGCCTATGTGTCTAAAAATGCGAACCCAGTGACTGATGCACTTGCCTTGCAAGCAATCCGTTTAATTAGCGGCTCTATCCGAACGGCTGTAGCAGATGGAGAAAATAAAGAAGCGCGTATGGATATGAGCTATGGAAGCTATTTGGCCGGTTTATCGTTTTTCAATGCGGGCGTAGCGGGTGTTCATGCGTTAGCCTATCCTTTAGGCGGGCAATTCCACATTTCACATGGTGAATCGAATGCTGTCTTATTGCCGTACGTCATGGGCTATATTCGCCAAAGCTGCGAAAAAAGAATGAAAGATATTTTAGAAGCGATGGGCTTTAGTTCGAATCAGTTGTCTCAAGAAGAAGCTTCTTTAAAATGCATTGACGAGCTGAAAAAATTAGTGGCTGATGTAGGAATTCCATTGTCATTAAAAGAATTCGGCATTCAAGAAGACGCTTTGGATAGTCTTGCGGATGACGGCATTAAGCAAAAGAGAATTTTAGCAAGAAGTCCAATGCCATTAGAAAGAGAAGACATTTTCGCGATTTACCAAGCAGCTTTTAAAGGTGAAGTTGTAGAGAAGTAAAGATTAAGTAACAACTAAAGCAGACTGGATTACAGAGAGCATTAACGTTCACAAGTGATCAAAAAAACCGTCACTCCTTTTCTGGAGTGGCGGTTATTTTTGTATTATCCGTATTGAGT carries:
- a CDS encoding iron-containing alcohol dehydrogenase codes for the protein MSNKITFVPISYTGWDSLDHLVSEVERLNASNILIVTDPFLEELGMTNKIIEPLQAQGWKTTVYTEVVPEPPLEVGEKLVAFTREHKFDLVIGLGGGSALDLAKLAGVLATHEGKVADYLNLTGSRTLTHKGIPKILIPTTSGTGSEVTNISVLSLESSKDVVTHDYLLPDVAIVDPALTTSLPPKVTAATGIDALTHAIEAYVSKNANPVTDALALQAIRLISGSIRTAVADGENKEARMDMSYGSYLAGLSFFNAGVAGVHALAYPLGGQFHISHGESNAVLLPYVMGYIRQSCEKRMKDILEAMGFSSNQLSQEEASLKCIDELKKLVADVGIPLSLKEFGIQEDALDSLADDGIKQKRILARSPMPLEREDIFAIYQAAFKGEVVEK